The following proteins are co-located in the Micromonospora coriariae genome:
- a CDS encoding DNA polymerase domain-containing protein, protein MATAAEEILVGERLVRVSSPDKPYFPERGLTKLDVVRYFLAVGDGILRALRDRPTMLERWPRGVFEGATIATRQTNRGDAFYQKRLPAGAPEWVRTAHITFPSGRTADEVAPSELAVVIWAANLGTLRFHPWPVTAADVERPDQLRIDLDPAPGVDFAQVVPVAREVRAFLAELGLTGYPKTTGGRGLHIYLSIEPRWSFGDCRRAVLALGREMQRRLPELVTTTWWREQRDKPVFVDYNQMARDHTVTSAYSIRPTPAALVSAPLDWSELDQVRPEDFDVLSVPARFAERGDPHAGLDGDRHSLEPLLELADREGLEAPPER, encoded by the coding sequence GTGGCCACGGCGGCGGAGGAAATCCTGGTGGGGGAGCGGCTGGTCCGCGTCTCCAGCCCCGACAAGCCGTACTTTCCCGAGCGCGGGCTGACCAAGCTGGACGTGGTCCGCTACTTCCTCGCGGTGGGCGACGGCATCCTGCGGGCGCTGCGGGACCGGCCGACCATGCTGGAACGCTGGCCGCGTGGCGTCTTCGAGGGCGCGACGATCGCCACCCGGCAGACCAACCGGGGCGACGCGTTCTACCAGAAGCGGCTGCCGGCGGGGGCGCCCGAGTGGGTGCGGACCGCGCACATCACCTTTCCCAGCGGCCGCACCGCCGACGAGGTCGCGCCGAGCGAGTTGGCCGTGGTCATCTGGGCGGCCAACCTGGGCACGCTCCGCTTCCACCCGTGGCCGGTCACCGCCGCCGACGTGGAGCGCCCCGACCAGCTGCGCATCGACCTCGACCCGGCACCCGGCGTGGACTTCGCGCAGGTGGTGCCGGTCGCCCGGGAGGTGCGGGCGTTCCTCGCCGAGCTGGGCCTGACCGGTTACCCGAAGACCACCGGTGGCCGGGGGCTGCACATCTACCTGTCGATCGAGCCGCGGTGGAGCTTCGGCGACTGCCGCCGCGCGGTGCTCGCGCTGGGCCGGGAGATGCAGCGCCGGCTGCCGGAGCTGGTCACCACCACCTGGTGGCGCGAGCAGCGGGACAAGCCGGTCTTCGTCGACTACAACCAGATGGCCCGGGACCACACGGTGACGTCGGCGTACTCGATCCGGCCGACGCCTGCCGCGTTGGTCTCCGCGCCGCTGGACTGGTCGGAGCTGGACCAGGTCCGCCCGGAGGACTTCGACGTGCTCTCCGTGCCGGCCCGGTTCGCCGAGCGCGGCGACCCGCACGCCGGCCTGGACGGCGACCGGCACTCGCTGGAGCCGCTGCTGGAGCTGGCCGACCGGGAGGGGCTGGAGGCCCCACCGGAGCGCTGA
- a CDS encoding Lrp/AsnC family transcriptional regulator, which produces MSQEATDGGSRTTGSGRSARPLDEVDRRILDELVRDGRTSVRTLAERIHISRTNAYARVERLLRDGVITGFRAQVAPVAAGLGTSAYIALTIEQNTWREVSAELARVRYIEHAALLGGDHDVLALVRAPDNAALRDVVLGRVQSIPGVLSTRTWLVFEEFDGAGSPWA; this is translated from the coding sequence GTGAGCCAGGAGGCCACCGACGGGGGGAGCCGGACGACCGGATCGGGACGATCGGCCCGACCCCTGGACGAGGTGGACCGGCGGATCCTCGACGAGCTGGTCCGTGACGGGCGCACCTCGGTGCGCACCCTCGCCGAGCGGATCCACATCTCCCGCACCAACGCGTACGCCCGGGTGGAGCGGCTGCTGCGCGACGGGGTGATCACCGGGTTCCGGGCCCAGGTGGCGCCCGTGGCGGCCGGCCTGGGCACCTCGGCGTACATCGCCCTGACGATCGAGCAGAACACCTGGCGGGAGGTTTCCGCGGAGCTGGCCCGGGTGCGCTACATCGAGCACGCCGCGCTGCTCGGCGGCGACCACGACGTGCTCGCGCTGGTCCGCGCACCGGACAACGCCGCACTGCGGGACGTCGTGCTGGGCCGGGTGCAGAGCATCCCGGGGGTGCTGTCCACCCGCACCTGGCTGGTTTTCGAGGAGTTCGACGGGGCGGGCAGCCCCTGGGCGTGA
- the pdhA gene encoding pyruvate dehydrogenase (acetyl-transferring) E1 component subunit alpha, whose protein sequence is MTTTPQAVRRASPRTRRAATPPDPARPLLPDAEPVRLLDPSGAPLPARTDYPEPPVEALRELYRRMVLGRRFDTQATALTKQGRLAVYPSSRGQEACQVAAVLAVRDTDWVFPTYRESMALVARGIDPVEVLTLLRGDWHCGYDPTAVRTAPQCTPLATQCVHAAGLAHGEAYQGRDTVALAFIGDGATSEGDFHEGINFAAVFKAPVVYFVQNNRYAISVPLSRQTAAPSLAYKGVGYGVPSEQVDGNDPVAVLAVLTRAVAHARAGNGPFLVEAHTYRMEPHTNADDATRYRDGAEVDAWRDRDPVTRLETYLRARGVLDDAAVAEIAEQAEAYAADLRTRMNEGPTVDPLSLFDHVYAEPTPQLVEQREQVRAELAAAHDEEGDA, encoded by the coding sequence GTGACGACCACTCCCCAGGCGGTCCGCAGGGCATCCCCGCGCACCCGTCGGGCGGCCACCCCGCCCGACCCGGCGCGCCCGCTGCTGCCCGACGCCGAGCCCGTCCGCCTGCTCGACCCGAGCGGCGCGCCGCTGCCCGCCCGCACCGACTACCCGGAGCCGCCCGTCGAGGCGCTGCGCGAGCTGTACCGCCGGATGGTGCTCGGCCGCCGGTTCGACACCCAGGCGACGGCCCTGACCAAGCAGGGCCGGCTCGCCGTCTACCCGTCCTCGCGGGGACAGGAGGCGTGCCAGGTCGCCGCGGTGCTCGCGGTCCGGGACACCGACTGGGTGTTCCCCACCTACCGCGAGTCGATGGCGCTGGTTGCCCGGGGCATCGATCCGGTCGAGGTGCTCACCCTGCTGCGCGGCGACTGGCACTGCGGCTACGACCCGACAGCGGTCCGGACCGCGCCGCAGTGCACGCCCCTCGCCACCCAGTGCGTGCACGCCGCCGGGTTGGCGCACGGCGAGGCGTACCAGGGGCGCGACACAGTGGCGCTGGCCTTCATCGGCGACGGCGCGACAAGCGAGGGCGACTTCCACGAGGGGATCAACTTCGCCGCCGTGTTCAAGGCGCCGGTGGTCTACTTCGTGCAGAACAACCGGTACGCGATCAGCGTCCCGCTGTCGCGCCAGACCGCCGCGCCGTCGCTGGCCTACAAGGGGGTCGGCTACGGCGTGCCCAGCGAGCAGGTCGACGGCAACGACCCGGTCGCGGTGCTCGCCGTACTGACCCGCGCCGTCGCCCACGCACGGGCCGGTAACGGACCGTTCCTGGTGGAGGCGCACACCTACCGGATGGAGCCGCACACCAACGCCGACGACGCGACCCGCTACCGCGACGGCGCCGAGGTCGACGCCTGGCGGGACCGGGACCCGGTCACCCGGCTGGAGACGTACCTGCGGGCGCGCGGTGTGCTCGACGACGCGGCGGTCGCGGAGATCGCCGAGCAGGCCGAGGCGTACGCGGCGGACCTGCGGACCCGGATGAACGAGGGGCCCACTGTCGACCCGTTGAGCCTCTTCGACCACGTCTACGCCGAGCCCACGCCGCAGCTGGTGGAGCAGCGCGAGCAGGTCCGCGCCGAGCTCGCCGCCGCGCACGACGAGGAGGGTGACGCCTGA
- a CDS encoding alpha-ketoacid dehydrogenase subunit beta translates to MMATTMAKALNTALADALAADDRVVVFGEDVGALGGVFRITDGLQARFGEKRCFDTPLAEAGIVGFAVGLAMSGLRPVVEMQFDAFAYPAFEQIASHVAKLRNRTRGALSVPIVIRVPYAGGIGGVEHHCDSSEAYYAHTPGLKVVTPATVADAYSLLREAIEDPDPVVFMEPKKLYFASADAELPARTEPFGRAVVRRPGRDATLVAYGPAVPVALEAAEAAREEGWDLEVVDVRTIVPFDDATITASVRRTGRCVVIQEAPGFAGVGAEIAARVQERCFHALHAPVLRVAGLDIPYPAPMLEHTHLPGVDRVLDAVARLQWDDQPDPRWSTQGSAA, encoded by the coding sequence CTGATGGCCACCACCATGGCGAAGGCGCTCAACACCGCGCTCGCCGACGCGCTCGCCGCCGACGACCGGGTCGTCGTCTTCGGTGAGGACGTCGGCGCGCTCGGCGGCGTCTTCCGGATCACCGACGGCCTGCAGGCCCGCTTCGGCGAGAAGCGCTGCTTCGACACCCCGCTCGCCGAGGCCGGCATCGTCGGCTTCGCCGTCGGCCTGGCCATGTCCGGGTTGCGGCCGGTGGTCGAGATGCAGTTCGACGCGTTCGCGTACCCGGCCTTCGAGCAGATCGCCTCGCACGTGGCGAAGCTGCGCAACCGCACCAGGGGCGCGCTGAGCGTGCCGATCGTCATCCGGGTGCCGTACGCGGGCGGGATCGGCGGGGTGGAGCACCACTGCGACTCGTCCGAGGCGTACTACGCGCACACCCCGGGGCTGAAGGTGGTCACCCCCGCGACGGTGGCCGACGCGTACTCGCTGTTGCGGGAGGCGATCGAGGACCCGGACCCGGTGGTCTTCATGGAGCCCAAGAAGCTCTACTTCGCCAGCGCCGACGCGGAGCTGCCGGCGCGTACCGAGCCGTTCGGCCGGGCGGTCGTGCGCCGGCCCGGGCGCGACGCCACCCTGGTGGCGTACGGGCCGGCGGTGCCCGTCGCGCTGGAGGCCGCCGAGGCCGCCCGCGAGGAGGGCTGGGACCTGGAGGTGGTGGACGTGCGCACCATCGTGCCGTTCGACGACGCCACCATCACCGCCTCCGTCCGGCGAACCGGCCGGTGCGTGGTGATCCAGGAGGCGCCCGGATTCGCCGGCGTCGGCGCGGAGATCGCCGCCCGGGTGCAGGAGCGCTGCTTCCACGCCCTGCACGCCCCGGTGCTGCGGGTCGCCGGGCTGGACATCCCGTACCCGGCGCCGATGCTGGAGCACACCCACCTTCCCGGGGTGGACCGGGTGCTCGACGCGGTGGCCCGGTTGCAGTGGGACGACCAGCCGGACCCGCGCTGGTCCACGCAGGGCAGCGCGGCATGA
- a CDS encoding dihydrolipoamide acetyltransferase family protein produces the protein MTTAERTQVFLLPDLGEGLSEAEIVEWRVAVGDVVTVDQSVVEVETAKAVVDVPCPYAGRVVTLHGAAGEVRPVGQPLITIAPLNGGDEPAGHATYREEERAGSGNVLIGYGTGHGGTTRRRRRPRLALAPEPTDVASGGVSAPAAASSPGGGTEANAGGAPAALVISPIVRRLAREHGVDLGTVRGTGPGGVIRRADVEAALTALAPRLAAVPDPLATATPGSDGDVIVPLTGVRKVIADKLSRSRREIPEVTIWVDVDATGLLETRAAINAATPDAPVSILALLARICLSGLRRFPQLNARVDTEAQRIVQSAGVHLGIAAQTDRGLLVPVLRDAQRLTTAELAAELAATTAAARAGTLAPARLTGGTFTLNNYGVFGVDGSTPIINHPEAALLGVGRIVDKPWVVDGQLAVRKVTQLSLTFDHRVCDGGVAGGFLRHVADCVERPALLIAAV, from the coding sequence ATGACCACGGCCGAGCGGACGCAGGTCTTCCTCCTGCCCGACCTGGGCGAGGGGCTGAGCGAGGCGGAGATCGTCGAGTGGCGGGTCGCGGTCGGCGACGTGGTCACGGTCGACCAGAGCGTGGTGGAGGTGGAGACCGCCAAGGCGGTCGTCGACGTGCCCTGCCCGTACGCCGGGCGGGTGGTCACCCTGCACGGCGCGGCGGGTGAGGTCCGGCCGGTCGGTCAGCCGTTGATCACCATCGCCCCGCTGAACGGCGGTGACGAGCCGGCCGGGCACGCCACCTACCGCGAGGAGGAGCGCGCGGGCTCCGGCAACGTGCTGATCGGGTACGGCACCGGGCACGGCGGGACGACCCGACGCCGACGCCGGCCCCGCCTGGCACTGGCCCCCGAGCCCACCGACGTCGCGTCCGGCGGCGTCTCCGCCCCGGCCGCCGCGAGCAGCCCGGGGGGCGGCACCGAGGCAAACGCCGGTGGCGCCCCGGCCGCCCTGGTCATCTCGCCGATCGTCCGGCGGCTGGCCCGCGAGCACGGCGTCGACCTGGGCACTGTGCGGGGCACCGGTCCCGGCGGGGTGATCCGTCGCGCCGACGTGGAGGCGGCGCTGACCGCGCTCGCCCCCCGGCTGGCGGCCGTGCCGGACCCGCTCGCGACGGCGACACCGGGCAGCGACGGCGATGTGATCGTCCCGCTCACCGGCGTCCGCAAGGTGATCGCCGACAAGCTCTCCCGCAGCCGGCGGGAGATCCCCGAGGTGACCATCTGGGTCGACGTGGACGCCACCGGACTGCTGGAGACCCGGGCGGCGATCAACGCGGCGACGCCAGACGCGCCGGTGAGCATCCTGGCCCTGCTGGCCCGGATCTGTCTCTCCGGTCTGCGCAGGTTCCCGCAGCTCAACGCCCGGGTCGACACCGAAGCCCAGCGGATCGTCCAGTCCGCCGGGGTGCACCTGGGCATCGCCGCGCAGACCGACCGGGGCCTGCTGGTGCCGGTGCTGCGCGACGCCCAGCGGCTCACCACCGCCGAGCTGGCCGCGGAACTGGCGGCCACCACCGCCGCGGCGCGTGCGGGCACCCTGGCGCCGGCCCGACTGACCGGCGGCACCTTCACCCTGAACAACTACGGGGTGTTCGGCGTGGACGGCTCCACACCGATCATCAACCATCCCGAGGCGGCGCTGCTCGGCGTGGGGCGGATCGTGGACAAGCCGTGGGTGGTGGACGGGCAGCTCGCCGTGCGCAAGGTGACCCAGCTCAGCCTCACCTTCGACCACCGGGTCTGCGACGGTGGCGTGGCCGGTGGATTCCTGCGGCACGTCGCCGACTGCGTGGAACGGCCGGCGCTGCTGATCGCCGCCGTCTGA
- a CDS encoding right-handed parallel beta-helix repeat-containing protein produces MAYQVPNAFRERRPASAGAPLYCDAREYGLCGDGRTNDQPALAALVDRLGDGYAADGRARVIYCPPGIYSIRDAGTAWRSGVSLVGAGSAATRFLLSNEGNRVDPTPLAYWTVLQHGAGRDRHIADCTFADFEIDGAGVAMAEYNYLAKGLGLQYVVRGVFRNLYIHHTAATGLGCDFLQDSLIDGVVVVGCGRLDNGEQIGGAGIGVGIGGWGGVERLTIANCTTLANGTNGIFLELQKDYWARPRGYRIVGCHSQGNRFGISDWGADGLIVSACTMADNLEAGFDVSAEGTAGVAGRGGLLTDCVIDGNIRNGISIGNTPGPYTVRGNRISGNGRYGYHGHDLGHGYRGPARDVVMESNEFWGNGLDAVRVDHPMVDAVLLNNRIRNNGRQFAEAAGGAGETVRYSERSLVDRAADWPHDGHRGKVLRVGRSVALVASNTGDELTLAPVRPDALSAWSGDIPPPGSRYELSPAPARRAGITIDAAFDSATIRGNRIWDSQETRTQTDGLWITERGSCVDCRVEGNDLGGNADQGMRLDTPPVGGRWRDNHDDSDWG; encoded by the coding sequence GTGGCGTACCAGGTGCCCAACGCGTTCCGGGAGCGCCGGCCCGCCTCGGCGGGCGCGCCGCTCTACTGCGACGCGCGGGAGTACGGGTTGTGCGGCGACGGCCGGACCAACGACCAGCCGGCGCTGGCCGCTCTCGTGGACCGGCTCGGCGACGGGTACGCGGCGGACGGGCGTGCCCGCGTCATCTACTGCCCACCGGGCATCTACTCGATCCGGGACGCCGGCACGGCGTGGCGCAGCGGTGTCTCGCTGGTCGGGGCCGGGTCGGCGGCGACCCGGTTCCTGCTCAGCAACGAGGGCAACCGGGTCGACCCGACCCCGTTGGCGTACTGGACCGTCCTGCAGCACGGCGCCGGCCGGGACCGGCACATCGCCGACTGCACCTTCGCCGACTTCGAGATCGACGGCGCCGGCGTGGCGATGGCCGAGTACAACTACCTGGCCAAGGGCCTCGGCCTCCAGTACGTGGTGCGCGGCGTGTTCCGCAACCTCTACATCCACCACACCGCGGCCACCGGGCTGGGTTGCGACTTCCTACAGGACAGCCTGATCGACGGTGTGGTGGTGGTCGGCTGTGGCCGGCTGGACAACGGCGAGCAGATCGGCGGCGCGGGAATCGGGGTCGGCATCGGCGGCTGGGGCGGCGTGGAAAGGCTGACCATCGCCAACTGCACCACGCTGGCCAACGGCACCAACGGGATCTTCCTGGAACTCCAGAAGGACTACTGGGCCCGACCCCGGGGCTACCGCATCGTCGGCTGCCACAGCCAGGGCAACCGGTTCGGCATCTCCGACTGGGGCGCGGACGGGCTGATCGTCTCCGCCTGCACGATGGCCGACAACCTGGAGGCCGGCTTCGACGTCTCGGCCGAGGGCACCGCCGGCGTGGCCGGCCGGGGTGGGCTGCTCACCGACTGCGTCATCGACGGCAACATCAGGAACGGGATCAGCATCGGCAACACCCCTGGCCCCTACACCGTTCGGGGCAACCGGATCAGCGGCAATGGCCGGTACGGCTACCACGGGCATGACCTCGGGCACGGTTACCGGGGACCGGCACGGGACGTGGTGATGGAGAGCAACGAGTTCTGGGGCAATGGACTGGACGCGGTCCGGGTCGACCATCCGATGGTCGACGCGGTACTGCTCAACAACCGGATCCGCAACAATGGCCGGCAGTTCGCCGAGGCGGCCGGCGGTGCCGGCGAGACGGTCCGCTACAGCGAGCGGTCCCTGGTGGACCGGGCGGCCGACTGGCCGCACGACGGGCACCGGGGCAAGGTGCTGCGGGTCGGGCGATCCGTGGCGCTGGTCGCCTCGAACACCGGCGACGAACTCACCCTCGCCCCGGTTCGCCCCGACGCCTTGAGCGCGTGGAGCGGGGACATCCCGCCGCCGGGCAGCCGGTACGAGCTGTCCCCGGCGCCCGCGCGGCGGGCCGGCATCACCATCGACGCGGCGTTCGACTCGGCGACGATCCGGGGCAACCGGATCTGGGACAGCCAGGAGACCCGAACCCAGACCGACGGGCTGTGGATCACCGAGCGGGGCAGCTGCGTCGACTGCCGGGTCGAGGGGAACGACCTCGGCGGCAACGCCGACCAGGGGATGCGGCTGGACACCCCGCCGGTGGGCGGGCGCTGGCGCGACAACCACGACGACAGCGACTGGGGATGA
- a CDS encoding PQQ-dependent sugar dehydrogenase — translation MNRTAFVSALLLVTAGLAAPPAAAAAPAPAAAPPDSSFQKVTLNDFPGEPMSLAVLPDLRVLHTSRTGEVRIHDPRTGLNTLAADIPVYEHDEEGLQGVAIDPNFAQNKWVYLYYSPPLNTPVDDPATPDVNEGDAPLVGTEADWQRFRGALRLSRFKLDGMKLNLGTEQQIIDVATDRGICCHVGGQIDFDSKGNLYLSTGDDTNPFFSDGYIPIDERADRNPAFDAQRTSANTNDLRGKLLRIKVKPGGGYTVPAGNLFKPGTPQTRPEIYAMGLRNAFRFAVDRRTDDVYLGDYSPDASSSNPERGPAGHGRWMLIDKPANYGWPYCVTPGIAYRDYDFATGESGAKFNCKRPVNDSPHNTGKRRLPPVEQPQVWYPSAASGEFPQLGTGGIGPMGGPAYDYDGTSTSRTRWPAYYDGVPLFYEWTRDYIKEFRLDSDGDVKDIRPVVPSLVVDNPMDMEFGPDGALYVLEYGDGYFAENPDAQLSRIDFVRGNRTPIPKISADPTAGQAPLTVTFSSAGTTDPDGDALRYAWDFNADGSVDSTERYPTWTFQENGSYTPTLKVTDRTGRSAAATLPLLVGPRAPIVEFVTPVAGQPFQFGQTVAYQVKVTDDLPVDCSRVKVTYVLGHDEHGHPLSSATGCAGTITTFVDGGHGGADNLTAVFVAEYTDAPTEPGVPPQTGTATVVLDPDPVAGLAG, via the coding sequence ATGAACAGGACCGCATTCGTGTCCGCCCTGCTGCTGGTGACGGCCGGCCTGGCCGCGCCACCGGCGGCCGCCGCCGCGCCCGCGCCGGCTGCCGCACCACCGGACAGCAGCTTCCAGAAGGTGACACTGAACGACTTCCCGGGCGAGCCGATGAGCCTCGCCGTCCTGCCCGACCTGCGGGTGCTGCACACCTCCCGCACCGGCGAGGTCCGCATCCACGACCCGCGCACCGGGCTGAACACCCTCGCCGCCGACATCCCGGTGTACGAGCACGACGAGGAGGGGCTGCAGGGGGTCGCCATCGACCCCAACTTCGCCCAGAACAAGTGGGTCTACCTCTACTACTCGCCGCCGCTGAACACGCCGGTGGACGACCCGGCCACCCCCGACGTCAACGAGGGGGACGCGCCGCTGGTCGGCACCGAGGCGGACTGGCAGCGGTTCCGGGGGGCGCTGCGGCTGTCCCGGTTCAAGCTGGACGGGATGAAGCTGAACCTCGGCACCGAGCAGCAGATCATCGACGTGGCCACCGACCGGGGCATCTGCTGTCACGTCGGCGGTCAGATCGACTTCGACAGCAAGGGCAACCTGTACCTGTCGACCGGCGACGACACGAACCCGTTCTTCTCCGACGGTTACATCCCGATCGACGAGCGGGCCGACCGGAACCCGGCGTTCGACGCCCAGCGCACCTCGGCCAACACCAACGACCTGCGCGGCAAGCTGCTACGCATCAAGGTGAAACCGGGCGGCGGCTACACGGTGCCGGCCGGCAACCTGTTCAAGCCGGGTACGCCGCAGACCCGCCCGGAGATCTACGCGATGGGCCTGCGCAACGCGTTCCGGTTCGCCGTCGACAGGCGCACCGATGACGTCTACCTGGGCGACTACTCCCCGGACGCGTCCTCGTCCAATCCCGAGCGCGGGCCCGCCGGGCACGGCCGGTGGATGCTCATCGACAAGCCGGCGAACTACGGCTGGCCGTACTGCGTGACACCGGGCATCGCGTACCGCGACTACGACTTCGCCACCGGCGAGTCCGGCGCGAAGTTCAACTGCAAGCGCCCGGTCAACGACTCACCCCACAACACCGGCAAGCGGCGGCTGCCGCCGGTCGAGCAGCCGCAGGTCTGGTACCCGTCCGCCGCCTCCGGGGAGTTCCCCCAGTTGGGCACCGGCGGCATCGGGCCGATGGGCGGCCCGGCGTACGACTACGACGGAACCAGCACCTCGCGCACCCGGTGGCCGGCCTACTACGACGGGGTGCCGCTGTTCTACGAGTGGACCCGGGACTACATCAAGGAGTTCCGCCTCGACTCCGACGGCGACGTGAAGGACATCCGGCCGGTGGTGCCGTCGCTGGTGGTGGACAATCCGATGGACATGGAGTTCGGCCCGGACGGCGCGCTCTACGTGCTGGAGTACGGCGACGGCTACTTCGCCGAGAACCCGGACGCCCAGCTGTCCCGGATCGACTTCGTCCGGGGCAACCGGACGCCGATCCCGAAGATCAGCGCCGACCCGACGGCCGGCCAGGCACCGCTGACCGTGACCTTCTCCAGCGCCGGCACCACCGACCCGGACGGTGACGCGCTGCGGTACGCGTGGGACTTCAACGCGGACGGCTCGGTGGACAGCACCGAGCGGTACCCGACCTGGACCTTCCAGGAGAACGGCTCGTACACCCCCACGCTGAAGGTCACCGACCGCACCGGACGCTCCGCCGCGGCGACCCTGCCGCTGCTGGTCGGGCCGCGCGCGCCGATCGTCGAGTTCGTCACCCCGGTGGCGGGGCAGCCCTTCCAGTTCGGGCAGACGGTCGCGTACCAGGTCAAGGTCACCGACGACCTGCCGGTGGACTGCTCCCGCGTGAAGGTCACCTACGTGCTCGGCCATGACGAGCACGGGCATCCGCTCTCCTCGGCGACCGGGTGCGCCGGCACCATCACCACCTTCGTCGACGGTGGGCACGGCGGGGCGGACAACCTCACAGCGGTCTTCGTCGCGGAGTACACCGACGCGCCGACCGAGCCGGGCGTACCGCCGCAGACCGGCACGGCGACTGTCGTGCTGGATCCCGACCCGGTGGCCGGTCTGGCCGGCTGA
- a CDS encoding sugar phosphate isomerase/epimerase family protein — MDQQTNGPELAPASEPVSRRGLLRAATVSAAALGTAGLLAGPAAATPAGHSHGRRRVPVDRISIQLYTVRDQLAADLPGTLAALRRIGYRRVEHAGFVGRTAAQFRAALDEAGLRSTSGHTGIPQPFDAATWERVLADANTLGCKKIVHPYFGRDAQGRPIRDPAVYRALARDLNQAGRLAERAGLDFGYHNHQLEFVPLTDSSTGFDILTRQTDPRLVHFELDLYWAWRGAHDPVDVIRANRGRIRQVHVKDLDVEGGFADLGDGVIDFGRIFAHEREAGIEEYIVERDDAGTPPRAPADALDTARVGFDFLASLRY; from the coding sequence ATGGATCAACAGACCAACGGACCGGAGTTGGCACCGGCGTCCGAGCCGGTCAGCCGACGCGGCCTGCTCCGCGCCGCGACCGTCTCCGCCGCCGCCCTCGGCACCGCCGGCCTGCTCGCCGGCCCGGCCGCCGCCACGCCGGCCGGACATTCCCACGGTCGGCGCCGGGTGCCGGTGGACCGGATCAGCATCCAGCTCTACACGGTGCGCGACCAGCTCGCCGCCGACCTGCCCGGCACCCTGGCCGCACTGCGGCGGATCGGCTACCGGCGGGTGGAGCACGCCGGCTTCGTCGGGCGTACCGCGGCACAGTTCCGGGCCGCGCTGGACGAGGCAGGGCTGCGGTCCACCTCCGGGCACACCGGCATCCCGCAGCCGTTCGACGCCGCCACCTGGGAACGCGTCCTGGCCGACGCGAACACGCTGGGCTGCAAGAAGATCGTCCACCCGTACTTCGGTCGCGACGCGCAGGGGCGCCCGATCCGGGACCCCGCCGTCTACCGCGCCCTCGCCCGGGACCTGAACCAGGCCGGTCGGCTCGCCGAGCGCGCCGGGCTGGACTTCGGCTACCACAACCACCAACTGGAGTTCGTGCCGCTGACCGACTCCTCGACCGGCTTCGACATCCTCACCAGGCAGACCGACCCGCGACTGGTCCACTTCGAACTCGACCTCTACTGGGCCTGGCGGGGCGCCCACGACCCGGTCGACGTGATCCGGGCCAACCGCGGCCGGATCCGCCAGGTGCACGTCAAGGACCTCGACGTCGAGGGTGGCTTCGCCGACCTCGGCGACGGCGTCATCGACTTCGGGCGGATCTTCGCCCACGAGCGGGAGGCGGGCATCGAGGAGTACATCGTGGAGCGCGACGACGCGGGCACCCCGCCGCGTGCTCCCGCCGACGCCCTGGACACCGCCCGGGTCGGCTTCGACTTTCTCGCCTCACTCCGGTACTGA